From Bacteroidota bacterium, one genomic window encodes:
- a CDS encoding DUF4249 domain-containing protein, whose protein sequence is MKINKHILFLFSVVFSISVLTACEKNVTVEIPEADTQLVVEGYIETGVNPFVILSKTLPFFGSINTSTTSLLANTVTGALVTINDGTVIDTLKQLAGVDYGIYTTTNVVGEVGKSYILTVVVNGKTLRAVTSIPNPVHLDSVWWKVDGQRDSLGFAWAHLTDPDTLGNCYRWFAKRINRYTYGDDIGKVKDSIFIAPQGSASEDKFFNGRSFDFNAFRGQSKNSQKADDQDFERIFFNRGDTIVVKFCSIDRAHFEFWRTEETQIGNNGNPFGSPAPITSNIEGGLGIWGGYATTFDTIIAR, encoded by the coding sequence ATGAAAATAAATAAACACATCCTTTTCCTTTTCTCTGTTGTATTTTCTATATCAGTGCTTACTGCCTGTGAAAAAAATGTGACAGTAGAAATACCAGAAGCCGATACACAATTGGTTGTGGAAGGCTATATTGAAACGGGCGTCAATCCATTTGTCATTTTGTCAAAGACACTTCCCTTCTTCGGGTCCATTAATACCAGTACGACAAGTTTACTTGCCAATACAGTTACAGGTGCTTTGGTTACCATCAATGATGGTACCGTTATAGATACCCTGAAACAGCTTGCCGGAGTGGATTACGGTATTTACACTACTACGAATGTAGTTGGAGAGGTTGGCAAATCATATATTCTCACCGTTGTTGTAAATGGTAAAACACTTCGTGCAGTCACCAGTATTCCCAATCCGGTTCATCTTGACAGTGTCTGGTGGAAAGTGGATGGACAAAGGGACTCACTCGGGTTCGCATGGGCACATCTGACAGATCCTGATACGCTTGGTAATTGTTACCGTTGGTTTGCAAAAAGGATTAACAGATATACCTATGGTGATGATATTGGAAAGGTGAAAGACTCTATCTTTATTGCTCCACAAGGATCCGCATCGGAAGATAAATTTTTCAATGGACGTAGCTTTGATTTTAATGCCTTCCGTGGACAATCCAAAAATTCTCAAAAGGCGGATGATCAGGATTTCGAAAGAATATTTTTCAATCGTGGCGATACGATTGTTGTAAAATTCTGCAGTATCGATCGGGCTCACTTTGAATTCTGGAGAACTGAAGAAACCCAGATTGGGAATAATGGAAATCCATTTGGCTCCCCTGCTCCTATCACTTCTAATATTGAAGGAGGACTCGGAATCTGGGGTGGATATGCTACCACCTTCGATACTATCATCGCGAGATAA
- a CDS encoding TonB-dependent receptor, with product MKFKLRFLLFLFISIFTMSVSAQNHTVSGFVKEEETGESLLGTNVYIKETLKGTSTNQYGFYSITVPAGKYTLVFSYLGFVTQEMPLDLSADRRINVSLKSVAIQTKEVNISAEREDRNVQSIDMGKEKIEVEKIKQLPAFMGEVDILKTIQLLPGVQSAGEGNSGFYVRGGGPDQNLILLDEANVYNASHLFGFFSVFNADAVQNITLTKGGMPANYGGRLASVLDIQMKEGNNRKYSAEGGIGFVSSRLTIQGPIKQDTGSFIISGRRTFIDLFFSPPFVKKTSNIYGNKYYFYDLNAKLNYRLSDRDRLFISGYFGRDVFRYKSPDSDFSINVPWGNTTGTLRWNHLFNNKLFMNTALIYTDYQFEFEGGQDAFTFKLFSGITDYNLKSDFTWLPNVKHNVKFGGQYIFHVFVPSNASAKSGDVVFDLGKVLKNYAHDGCIYVNDEFDLSNTIKLNGGLRYTVFQQVGPFDRFNRSPTNGNVIDTVHYESGKNVKTYSNLEPRFSTRFSLSPRSSIKASYTQNYQYIHLASLSGVSLPTDTWIPSTDQVKPQFGTQYALGYFRNFKNNTYETSLEVYYKEMKNQVEFKEGYLPENTVNDNIDNNFVYGKGWSYGAELFLKKAKGNFSGWIGYTLAWTKRKFPDLNLGNTFFAKYDRRHDVSVVLTYEMGTRWVFGATWVYATGNLNTFPQRLYVLSNGDVVQDYGGQRNNYRLPAYHRLDLSATIKSKPGKKYESSWNFSIFNAYNRYNPYIIYFDSKTEENSIEIQAKQISLFPIIPSVTYNFKF from the coding sequence ATGAAATTTAAATTACGCTTCCTGCTCTTCCTGTTCATTTCTATTTTCACAATGTCCGTTTCTGCCCAAAATCATACAGTGAGTGGGTTTGTTAAGGAAGAAGAAACAGGTGAATCTCTCCTCGGAACCAATGTTTACATCAAGGAAACACTTAAAGGTACCAGTACCAATCAATACGGTTTTTATTCAATTACCGTTCCTGCCGGGAAGTACACTCTTGTCTTTTCCTATCTCGGATTTGTCACACAAGAGATGCCCCTTGATTTGAGTGCCGACAGAAGAATAAATGTCAGCCTCAAAAGTGTTGCCATACAGACAAAGGAAGTCAATATTTCAGCTGAACGTGAAGATCGTAATGTCCAGAGCATTGACATGGGCAAGGAAAAAATTGAAGTTGAAAAAATCAAACAGCTTCCTGCCTTCATGGGTGAAGTGGACATTTTGAAAACGATTCAATTGCTCCCGGGTGTTCAATCGGCCGGGGAAGGCAACAGTGGATTCTATGTGAGAGGTGGCGGTCCAGATCAAAATCTGATTTTACTTGATGAAGCCAATGTTTACAATGCTTCGCATTTGTTTGGTTTTTTCTCTGTGTTCAATGCGGATGCAGTGCAAAACATCACCCTTACCAAAGGTGGAATGCCGGCTAATTACGGAGGCCGACTTGCCTCGGTTCTCGACATTCAAATGAAAGAAGGGAATAACCGGAAGTATAGTGCTGAAGGCGGTATTGGTTTCGTTTCATCCCGATTGACTATCCAGGGTCCGATTAAACAAGATACAGGATCATTTATCATATCGGGAAGAAGAACATTTATTGATTTGTTCTTCAGCCCTCCTTTCGTTAAGAAGACTTCGAATATCTATGGAAATAAATATTATTTCTATGACCTGAACGCGAAATTAAATTACCGTCTGAGTGACAGGGACCGATTGTTTATCAGTGGTTATTTTGGAAGAGATGTATTCCGTTATAAGAGCCCGGATTCTGATTTTTCAATCAATGTTCCCTGGGGAAATACGACGGGTACTCTACGCTGGAATCACCTGTTCAATAATAAATTGTTTATGAATACCGCTTTGATTTATACTGATTATCAGTTTGAATTCGAAGGCGGACAGGATGCTTTTACATTTAAATTATTTTCGGGAATTACAGACTATAATTTAAAAAGTGATTTCACCTGGTTACCAAATGTGAAACACAATGTAAAATTCGGCGGGCAATATATTTTCCACGTGTTTGTACCCAGCAATGCTTCCGCTAAATCGGGGGATGTGGTATTTGACCTCGGAAAAGTTCTCAAGAATTATGCGCATGACGGCTGCATCTATGTAAACGATGAATTTGACCTGAGTAATACCATCAAATTAAATGGTGGATTAAGGTACACCGTATTCCAGCAGGTGGGTCCGTTTGATCGTTTCAACAGGAGCCCCACCAATGGGAATGTTATAGATACGGTTCATTATGAATCAGGAAAAAATGTGAAGACCTATTCAAACCTTGAACCACGTTTTTCCACACGTTTTAGTTTGAGTCCGCGCTCTTCCATCAAAGCGTCTTATACACAAAACTATCAGTATATCCACCTCGCCTCGTTGTCAGGAGTTTCTTTGCCTACTGACACATGGATCCCAAGCACAGACCAGGTGAAGCCTCAATTTGGCACTCAATATGCTTTGGGTTATTTCAGAAATTTCAAGAACAATACTTACGAAACTAGTCTGGAGGTATATTATAAAGAAATGAAGAACCAGGTTGAATTCAAAGAAGGTTACCTTCCGGAGAATACTGTGAATGACAACATCGACAATAATTTTGTTTATGGTAAAGGTTGGAGTTACGGTGCCGAATTATTTTTAAAGAAAGCAAAAGGAAACTTCAGTGGATGGATTGGATATACTCTCGCCTGGACCAAGCGTAAATTCCCTGATTTGAACCTTGGCAACACATTCTTTGCCAAGTATGACAGGAGACATGATGTTTCCGTTGTACTGACTTATGAAATGGGAACCCGCTGGGTATTTGGCGCAACCTGGGTTTATGCGACCGGAAACCTGAATACTTTCCCTCAAAGATTGTATGTATTATCAAATGGTGATGTAGTACAGGATTATGGCGGGCAAAGAAACAATTACCGTTTGCCGGCCTATCATCGTCTGGATCTGAGTGCAACGATCAAGAGTAAACCCGGCAAGAAATACGAGTCCAGCTGGAACTTCAGTATTTTCAATGCTTACAACAGGTACAATCCATACATCATTTATTTTGATTCAAAGACGGAAGAAAATTCCATTGAAATTCAGGCAAAGCAAATTTCCCTCTTCCCTATTATCCCCAGTGTCACTTACAATTTCAAGTTCTAA
- a CDS encoding TonB-dependent receptor has product MKRTAFLLSCMILFSLLSKAQGALEFHVTDSITGFPLFGVSVGIEGTSLGSTTDANGNISFNELKNGNYEIAFVLISYKQKKIPVTIPTRIPSPINIRLVPLQQDLNEVIISTTRTNSRIEDQPVKIEVIGTEDLDEESSLEPETISSLLGDLAGISTQQTSQVNGNTEIKIQGLDGKYTKLLRDGLPLFEGFSGGFGILDLPPLDLKQVELIKGPASTLYGNGAVAGLVNLISKEPADSTQLTVDLNQTTLSETNLNAYYSKKGKNTGLSIFAGATHQLPADVNHDGYSDAPKNDNVFFHPRFFFYPKNKSQIRIGISYLNDRNMGGKMEDIGKEIPASATFYSLDRSQRFTIDYAYIQNSDSKNQWNIKGSMSNVSRNTLFKDARIEVNQLLIYQEVSRNFNFKKHTLVTGVNYNGSYYSLLTNHNQIYQEKGNSLIPGIFFQDHWTISSYFILESGFRVDLTDFEKVIPLPAISLLAHWNKHLSSRIGAAFGYQLPENLPSQIWESGQTIIPESHAKEERSAGCNGDIQYKSFFGKTTITLNQSFFYTRIQDPVVFVDSFPRVLILNDPGNITSMGTESYVRIERDPFEVYLGYVYTNSENLISEKHIHSILVSPHKFAGTLVVEPVESWKFGFEGAYTSYQYLSDGRKAPGFWFGALMAQHHFQKFVITLNCENLFDFKQSDHENLVDATTQPPRFKDVWGPTLGRIVNLSIRYSIR; this is encoded by the coding sequence GTGAAACGAACAGCCTTTCTTTTATCCTGCATGATTTTATTCTCTTTGCTCAGCAAAGCACAGGGAGCTTTAGAATTTCATGTCACTGACAGTATCACAGGATTCCCCTTATTTGGAGTGTCTGTAGGCATTGAAGGCACCAGTCTGGGCAGTACAACTGATGCAAATGGAAATATTTCATTCAATGAATTAAAAAATGGGAATTACGAAATCGCATTTGTATTGATTTCCTACAAACAAAAAAAAATCCCGGTTACTATTCCAACCCGAATACCGTCTCCAATAAACATAAGACTAGTTCCTCTTCAACAAGATTTGAATGAAGTAATTATTAGTACAACCAGAACAAATTCAAGAATTGAAGATCAACCGGTAAAAATAGAAGTGATCGGAACGGAGGATCTTGATGAAGAAAGTTCACTCGAACCGGAAACAATATCTAGTTTGCTCGGAGATCTTGCAGGTATCAGCACTCAGCAAACGTCGCAGGTCAATGGAAACACTGAAATAAAAATCCAGGGCCTTGATGGTAAATACACCAAACTCCTTCGGGACGGATTGCCTCTCTTTGAAGGTTTCTCAGGAGGATTTGGAATTCTTGATTTGCCACCACTGGATTTGAAACAAGTTGAACTGATCAAAGGTCCCGCCTCAACTCTTTACGGCAATGGTGCAGTTGCAGGACTAGTCAATCTTATCTCCAAAGAACCGGCAGACAGCACGCAGTTGACTGTTGATTTGAATCAGACTACACTTTCTGAAACCAATTTGAATGCCTACTATTCGAAAAAAGGGAAAAACACCGGCTTGAGTATTTTTGCCGGTGCAACCCATCAATTGCCAGCGGATGTGAATCATGACGGTTATTCAGATGCGCCCAAGAATGATAACGTATTTTTTCATCCCCGATTTTTCTTTTATCCAAAAAACAAATCTCAGATCAGGATTGGAATATCTTATTTAAATGATCGAAATATGGGAGGTAAAATGGAAGACATTGGCAAAGAAATTCCGGCTTCTGCTACATTTTACTCCCTTGATCGGTCACAAAGATTTACCATTGACTATGCCTACATTCAAAATTCAGATTCCAAAAACCAATGGAATATCAAAGGAAGCATGAGTAATGTGAGTCGCAATACATTATTTAAAGACGCAAGGATTGAAGTAAATCAATTGCTTATTTATCAGGAGGTAAGCAGAAATTTTAATTTTAAAAAACACACTCTGGTTACAGGTGTGAATTACAATGGATCTTACTATAGTTTGCTTACCAATCACAATCAGATTTATCAGGAAAAGGGAAATTCATTGATCCCCGGAATATTTTTTCAAGATCACTGGACCATCAGCTCCTATTTTATTTTAGAAAGCGGCTTCAGAGTAGACCTGACAGATTTTGAAAAAGTCATTCCACTTCCGGCAATTTCTTTGCTTGCGCATTGGAATAAGCATCTGAGTTCAAGAATTGGTGCGGCCTTTGGTTACCAGCTTCCCGAAAATCTTCCTTCACAAATTTGGGAGTCAGGACAAACAATTATTCCGGAATCGCATGCAAAAGAAGAAAGATCTGCAGGCTGTAATGGTGACATTCAATACAAATCATTTTTTGGGAAGACAACTATCACCCTGAACCAATCATTCTTCTATACAAGGATTCAAGACCCGGTTGTATTTGTTGATTCATTTCCAAGAGTTCTGATTTTGAATGATCCCGGAAATATCACCTCTATGGGAACAGAAAGTTATGTTCGTATTGAACGTGATCCCTTTGAAGTGTATCTGGGATATGTGTACACCAATTCTGAAAATCTCATTTCGGAAAAACACATTCATTCCATCCTGGTTTCACCGCACAAATTTGCCGGAACCTTAGTTGTGGAACCCGTGGAATCCTGGAAATTCGGTTTCGAAGGTGCCTACACTTCTTATCAATACTTATCCGATGGCCGTAAAGCTCCCGGATTTTGGTTTGGAGCATTAATGGCTCAACATCATTTTCAGAAATTTGTGATTACGCTGAATTGTGAAAACCTGTTTGACTTTAAACAAAGCGATCACGAAAATCTCGTCGATGCTACCACACAACCTCCTCGTTTTAAGGATGTATGGGGTCCTACACTGGGTCGTATTGTGAATCTGTCGATCCGATATTCAATCCGCTAA
- a CDS encoding 4a-hydroxytetrahydrobiopterin dehydratase has product MWKEENNCLCANFEFKDFIQAFTFMTRVAFVAEKMNHHPEWKNVWNKVEIRLSTHDAGDIVTEKDKKLAAEIDKIFLEFRH; this is encoded by the coding sequence ATGTGGAAAGAAGAAAACAATTGTTTGTGTGCCAATTTCGAATTTAAAGATTTTATTCAGGCTTTCACCTTTATGACAAGGGTGGCTTTTGTAGCTGAAAAAATGAACCATCATCCTGAATGGAAAAATGTATGGAACAAAGTTGAAATTCGCTTGTCCACTCACGATGCCGGGGATATTGTAACAGAAAAAGACAAAAAATTAGCCGCCGAAATTGATAAGATTTTTCTGGAATTCAGGCATTAA
- a CDS encoding WG repeat-containing protein, giving the protein MSIRTYLLVLLFIFNLNSKAQQSLEGYYDPEHKQFYAKVNLLNRFDEPYEISTFKDGFAEIKMLYTSADRKAEIENSKNGVLEIKERKKRIGLIDTTGQVVVPMRYQRIDRLHGNYNKYYLFSVEDSIGIVNSNGHELIKLKKWMVDKSHGKNQQCEEEYKYGVNINSTIHRDLVSVKIGNKIGLYSLLKEKYILPVEYDCAPHPNLECFRYVNGHREIFINGDAAICNKGGNKVGFNLITGELSEEYADIKRLESGIFYLKTLDGNKILTQDFMHPENNLPYKIIETYNERIIVQVDSLFGLMDSYSRMVIPAVYQDIYFEDHEHVWLKKEDRWALSDYQNNLNTGFDFFDIDQLNDIYFQSFTKFTRVDTSAMENFRFDETLGMSDKRNEVKELACAVKALRGSRKLYTTYNADRGGTQWTFARMSDGYHVIYTPLNQIEKEAWAMVYYVPDWVSGTSWSFGYQLGNKFGFEKNEIRYEGIVYDSKELCITSSRSCFVRGKNLFCDCTNYKITINASSTWDKMMPHEEYIIR; this is encoded by the coding sequence ATGAGTATTCGGACATATCTGCTTGTCTTGCTTTTTATTTTCAATCTGAATTCGAAGGCACAGCAAAGTCTTGAAGGGTATTATGATCCTGAACACAAACAATTTTATGCGAAAGTGAACCTTCTCAATCGCTTCGATGAACCTTATGAAATTTCCACATTCAAAGACGGATTCGCGGAAATAAAAATGTTGTACACTTCGGCAGATCGGAAAGCGGAAATTGAAAATAGTAAAAATGGAGTTCTGGAAATCAAAGAAAGAAAAAAACGTATCGGGTTGATTGATACAACGGGTCAGGTAGTAGTACCAATGCGTTACCAACGGATTGATCGTTTGCACGGGAATTACAACAAATATTATTTATTCTCAGTTGAAGATAGTATTGGTATTGTCAATTCGAATGGTCATGAATTGATCAAATTAAAGAAGTGGATGGTGGACAAGTCACATGGGAAAAACCAACAGTGTGAAGAAGAGTACAAATACGGAGTCAATATCAATTCAACAATTCATAGAGATCTGGTTTCGGTTAAGATTGGAAATAAAATTGGCTTGTATTCTTTGCTGAAGGAAAAATATATTCTTCCTGTTGAATATGATTGTGCTCCACACCCAAACTTGGAATGTTTCAGATACGTAAATGGCCACCGGGAAATATTCATTAACGGAGATGCAGCAATCTGCAATAAAGGTGGGAATAAAGTCGGCTTTAATCTGATTACCGGGGAACTAAGTGAAGAATATGCGGATATAAAGCGACTGGAATCAGGAATTTTTTATCTCAAAACTCTCGACGGAAATAAAATTCTGACACAGGATTTTATGCATCCGGAAAATAATTTGCCTTATAAGATCATTGAAACATATAACGAGAGAATTATAGTACAGGTAGACAGTTTATTCGGACTGATGGACAGTTATTCAAGGATGGTGATTCCTGCGGTTTACCAGGACATTTATTTCGAAGATCATGAACATGTCTGGTTAAAAAAAGAGGATCGGTGGGCTTTGTCGGATTATCAGAACAATTTAAATACAGGCTTTGACTTCTTTGACATCGACCAGTTGAATGATATTTACTTCCAGTCATTCACCAAATTTACAAGAGTAGACACTTCAGCTATGGAGAATTTCAGATTTGATGAAACTCTTGGCATGTCAGACAAACGAAATGAAGTGAAGGAATTAGCCTGTGCCGTTAAGGCACTCAGAGGTTCCCGCAAATTGTATACTACTTACAATGCGGATCGGGGAGGTACACAATGGACTTTTGCCCGAATGTCAGATGGTTATCATGTTATTTACACACCTTTAAATCAAATTGAGAAAGAAGCCTGGGCAATGGTTTACTATGTTCCGGACTGGGTTTCGGGTACTTCATGGTCCTTCGGATATCAGCTCGGAAATAAGTTTGGATTTGAAAAGAATGAAATCCGTTATGAAGGAATTGTCTATGATTCAAAAGAATTGTGCATAACCAGCAGTCGCAGCTGCTTTGTGAGAGGAAAGAATTTATTTTGTGATTGCACAAACTACAAGATAACCATAAATGCAAGTTCAACCTGGGATAAGATGATGCCACACGAAGAATATATCATTCGTTGA
- a CDS encoding M48 family metallopeptidase, which translates to MHPLLIFMLLILIADSIFEFVLDLLNLKLLKPELPEACKDIYDPEKYALSQQYYKTNQKFSWISGGLSLLITILMLSLGVFGWLDLFLRQYTNHPVLLALLFFGILSFGSAVLQIPFELYKIFVIEEKYGFNKMTPSVFIADKLKGMLLGVIIGGILLSVLVLIYTGTGSNFWWLAWLTVSIIMLFATMFYASWIIPMFNKLTPLPEGELRTAIEKYCRNAGFALNNIFVMNGSKRSSKANAFFSGLGKKKKIVLYDTLIEKHSTDELVAVLAHETGHYQLKHTRTGLLLGLLQTGLMFFFLSFFLGNKELAIALGSIDASFHLNILAFGILYTPVSHLLSIFMNVISRKHEFEADAFARKTSNAADLVTALKKLSVDNLSNLTPHPAYAFVHYSHPPLLERLKALQNPVN; encoded by the coding sequence ATGCATCCGCTGCTCATTTTTATGCTGCTTATCTTGATTGCGGATTCAATTTTTGAATTTGTACTTGATCTGCTGAATCTGAAATTGCTGAAACCTGAGTTGCCCGAAGCATGTAAAGACATTTACGATCCGGAAAAGTACGCATTGAGTCAACAGTACTATAAAACTAATCAGAAGTTTTCCTGGATTTCAGGCGGACTAAGTCTCCTGATTACAATTCTGATGCTTAGTCTGGGTGTTTTTGGCTGGCTCGATTTATTTCTCCGGCAATACACAAATCACCCTGTACTTTTGGCTTTGCTTTTTTTCGGGATCTTATCTTTTGGATCAGCAGTGTTACAAATCCCGTTTGAATTATATAAAATATTTGTAATTGAAGAAAAATATGGTTTCAACAAAATGACTCCCTCTGTTTTTATTGCGGACAAACTGAAAGGGATGTTGCTTGGAGTAATTATCGGGGGAATTTTACTATCTGTTTTGGTGCTGATTTATACTGGCACAGGATCGAATTTCTGGTGGTTGGCATGGCTAACTGTTTCCATTATCATGCTTTTCGCTACCATGTTTTATGCATCCTGGATTATTCCAATGTTCAACAAATTGACACCCTTACCGGAAGGAGAGTTGAGAACAGCCATTGAAAAATATTGCCGGAATGCGGGCTTTGCATTGAATAATATTTTTGTGATGAACGGTTCCAAACGATCCTCAAAAGCGAACGCTTTTTTCAGCGGGCTGGGAAAGAAAAAGAAAATTGTACTTTACGATACCCTCATTGAAAAACATTCTACGGATGAGTTGGTCGCGGTGCTTGCTCATGAGACGGGACATTACCAGCTGAAACATACGCGAACCGGTTTGTTGCTTGGATTGTTACAAACAGGACTAATGTTTTTTTTCTTGTCATTTTTTCTCGGGAATAAGGAACTTGCAATTGCTCTCGGTTCAATTGACGCTTCCTTTCATTTAAATATTCTTGCCTTTGGAATCCTGTATACTCCGGTTTCACATCTGCTGAGTATTTTCATGAATGTGATTTCGAGAAAACATGAATTCGAAGCTGATGCTTTTGCAAGAAAAACCAGTAATGCTGCTGATCTGGTTACTGCCTTGAAAAAACTTTCTGTGGATAACCTCAGCAACCTTACTCCACATCCGGCTTATGCTTTTGTTCATTATTCTCATCCTCCATTATTGGAAAGATTGAAAGCCTTGCAAAATCCGGTTAACTGA
- the trxB gene encoding thioredoxin-disulfide reductase, whose product MSNENEHVKCLIIGSGPAGYTAAIYAARADMKPVMYQGLQPGGQLTITTEVENYPGYPKGTMGPEMMEDFKAQAERFGTDIRFGYATSVDFTGPVHKVVVDETKTITADSVIIATGASAKWLGLESEQRLNGFGVSACAVCDGFFFKGQDVAIVGAGDTAAEEATYLAKLCKKVYMIVRRDEMRASKAMQHRVLNTPNIEVLYNSQTKEVVGGKSVEGVIVTNSKTGTERTLEVTGFFVAIGHQPNSDIFKPWLEMDETGYIKTIPGTSKTNIEGVFAAGDVADKVYRQAVTAAGTGCMAALDAERYLAGKGIH is encoded by the coding sequence ATGTCAAACGAAAATGAACATGTAAAATGCCTGATCATCGGTTCCGGACCGGCAGGATATACAGCAGCCATTTATGCTGCGAGAGCGGATATGAAACCTGTAATGTACCAGGGATTACAACCGGGCGGTCAGCTTACCATTACCACTGAAGTAGAAAATTATCCGGGTTATCCAAAAGGTACTATGGGTCCGGAAATGATGGAAGATTTTAAAGCTCAGGCTGAGCGTTTCGGAACAGATATTCGCTTTGGTTATGCGACGTCCGTTGATTTTACCGGACCTGTACATAAAGTTGTTGTTGATGAAACAAAAACCATCACAGCGGATTCCGTGATCATTGCTACAGGTGCTTCCGCAAAATGGCTGGGTCTTGAATCCGAACAAAGACTGAATGGTTTCGGTGTTTCCGCCTGTGCAGTTTGCGACGGTTTCTTTTTCAAAGGACAGGATGTTGCCATTGTTGGTGCCGGAGATACGGCGGCGGAAGAAGCAACCTATCTTGCCAAGCTTTGTAAGAAAGTTTATATGATTGTTCGTCGTGATGAAATGCGTGCAAGTAAAGCCATGCAACATCGTGTATTGAACACTCCGAATATTGAAGTGTTGTACAACAGCCAGACGAAAGAAGTTGTCGGCGGAAAATCCGTTGAAGGGGTGATTGTCACCAATTCAAAAACCGGAACTGAGCGTACATTGGAAGTGACAGGATTCTTTGTCGCGATTGGACATCAGCCCAATTCAGACATCTTTAAGCCCTGGCTCGAAATGGATGAAACCGGTTATATCAAAACAATTCCGGGAACGTCAAAAACGAATATCGAAGGTGTATTCGCAGCCGGTGATGTAGCTGACAAAGTTTATCGTCAGGCAGTAACAGCCGCTGGCACAGGATGTATGGCAGCATTAGACGCGGAGAGATATCTGGCAGGCAAAGGGATACATTGA